The genome window AAGTGTTCTAATTCCGGCAGCTAAGAAAAATACCCTCTGCATTTCCACTCAAGTTGGATGCGCACATAATTGTCAGTTTTGTTCTACCGGTAAAATGGGTTTTATCCGCAATTTACAAAGTTATGAAATTGTTGGTCAGGTTATAAATGCAGCAAGTTATTTAAAAAATAACGGATCGTCTCATCTTACCAATCTGGTTTTTATGGGGATGGGTGAACCAATGGATAACTTGGAAAATGTATTAGATGCCCTAAAAATGCTACAAAGTAATGAAGGCCTATCCATTAGTCCCCGGCATATAACAATTTCCACTTGTGGAGTAGTTCCTGGCATTATCTCTCTTGCCAATAGCGGCATCAAAGTAAAACTGGCGCTTTCTTTAAATTCTGCCATAGAATCCAAAAGAAAAGAACTAATGCCAATATGCAAACAATATAACCTGCTGGAATTGAAACAGGCATTGCTTTATTATCAAAGAAACAGTACCTACCGAGTTACCATAGAATATATTCTTTTTGCTGGTTACAATATGGGCAATGAGGACTTGGCTGCTTTGCGTAAATATATCGGAGACATTTCCTGTAAAATAAATTTCATTCCTTTCAATGTAGACGGAAAATCAAAATTTAGAGCTCCCACCGAAGCTGAGATAACGGACTTTATGCAGAGAGCTCAAATCCTTCCCCAGGCAATAACATTACGCAAAAGCAGAGGTTCAGATATTTTAGGCGCATGCGGACAGCTTGCCAATAGTAATCAAGGAGATTAGCTATGAAAG of Candidatus Cloacimonas sp. contains these proteins:
- the rlmN gene encoding 23S rRNA (adenine(2503)-C(2))-methyltransferase RlmN, translated to DLAENIISLQPDIPVYRTKQILSWLYKSLINDPDAMTNLPQQIKLLLKDNYSFFLPEVDAMVVSKDRSIKYRLRLEDGELIESVLIPAAKKNTLCISTQVGCAHNCQFCSTGKMGFIRNLQSYEIVGQVINAASYLKNNGSSHLTNLVFMGMGEPMDNLENVLDALKMLQSNEGLSISPRHITISTCGVVPGIISLANSGIKVKLALSLNSAIESKRKELMPICKQYNLLELKQALLYYQRNSTYRVTIEYILFAGYNMGNEDLAALRKYIGDISCKINFIPFNVDGKSKFRAPTEAEITDFMQRAQILPQAITLRKSRGSDILGACGQLANSNQGD